The genomic window tataaaaaatggaaTCCGttcacctttttttttgttttcagcgATGCTTATACCGAATGCGATATCACAACCCAAGAAAAagagatattaatttttttgaaaaaaaacgtCTTTACAAAAcgtaatttcattgaattaaacaaaacaaaggaTGAAATAGATGATATTGACGTATTTCTAACTCCAAATTGTGCAAGTCCGTACACAGAAAAAAAAGGTCAACAAATATCGTGCCTAAGCCCAAGTACCGaaataacaaaagaatattATGCATTAGTGCACATTGAGGGAAATTTATTGGAACAAGAGCTAATAGAACAAGATGTTTTGTCTAATGCATTTCagactataaaaaaatcacaagaaTCAAACAAAGTTACACAACGCAATAAGCCAACTTCGTTGTCTCTGTTTTCTAGTCACTCTCCCAAGACCTTAAAACATTCCAATGattgtgatataaataataaattaccgCATGATCCTGTTGTGTTGAACAattgtaaatttctaaaaaagaCGGTCCGTAACGAATCCTTCTCTGAAAGAAACTTAGATCCAACATATTCTCCAGACAGTTTAATCACAGACGAGCCTAGTTCGTCTTCAGACTACTTGTCTGCTGTGTATACTTGTTCCCCTGCGTTGGGCTCTTCTGGATGCTTGTCTCAATTAAATGCTGAAGACAATAGCTTTAAAATGGAAAACATATTTACGTCATCTGATTCGGGCTTGGAAAATACTGGTTTGTTGGAAAGTCTCAACAGTCATAAAGATGTTACACTAACGGACATATCTTTGTCTGATAGTACTGTACATGACCGAACCGTAGAAGAAGGGTCCAGTCCAGAGGCCGACATAAACCAGGTACAGATGATAAGAATTCCTATAGTTCGCACTACACCGTTATCGATTTGCACTACTTCACAaagtatagattatatagaaCAGAAAAATAgttcagaaaaaaaatcaaatgagaAAGTTTGTGGTAAATCCTCTAAGGAACAGAAACAGCGACAGAATGaagaaattgtaatattagAGTCATCCTCGGTGTCTTCAGAAACTGGGTCCTGGGAATCAGTTTTTCCACCAAAAGTGACAGATAAGGAAGCTTGTGACAAGTTTATACAAAATGAACGTCAGAATGTTAGTCAAAATGTTGCcatagtagaaaaaaataagcaggataatTTATCGGATTCGGAAAACTTTGCACCCTTTTTAGTCAAAACGACACCTTGTTTTATTGATGCTGCAAGTTTGGTTGACGAAGAACACGTGTCATTAAGCTTACACAGTCAAATTCTGACAAAGAAGGCGAAAGccaaatctaaaaatatacctCTTCCAAGCCAGCCGGTACCTTGTTCTACAATCAAGGGTCATGATATTAGCCCAGGGGATTGGTCCGAAAGTAATGATAATGAAGATTCATTAGAACAAGCAGATAATAAAGAACCTGATTCAATACAAAAGGATTTATCGCCGACTATTTTTGAAATGACTCCTATTACAGAAGATTCTTTAAGTGCAAATGATAATCAAGAATATAAAGAAATTTTTGAAACATGTAAAACTAGTATCATTGCATCCGCTCAACAGTCAACCAGTGCTGTTTATATGGGGACTACGCCACACAATTCTATTATGTCTTTAAAAGGttcttctttaaaaaattacgattcagAAGAAAGCGAAAGTGATACAATAGTGATGAGTAGGGAAAGTCTTAAAAATTTTAGGTCTAACCGGTATAATGAATCTTCACTTACATCAGATTGTGTTTCTATGGAAAACATCAGTTCGCCTAAATTAGGGACCCAAAATAGTAGTCCATCAATTCGgaaaaaaatagacaatatcTTCATAACGACGGAGGGGAGCTTGAATgataatgaaaagaaaaactCTTCAAAACCATCAAAATCTGCATCAGCATCTGCCTGGGTGGTTGATATGTCATTAAGTCCTAAAGTAGCTGAAGACAGTAAAAACAATTCCAGTCAAAatggtaatataaaaaaacctagTGACCGAATGTGTGCAACTTTAAAAAATGAGTCAAAGGTCGGTAGTAATGACAGCTGTAACAAAAGTAGAAGTTCTGTGGACTCTGATAGCTCAGAAAAATCGGGCCATAAATTCTACATTGATTTATCAACTTTACCTGATCCCTTACCTCCAGAAACAACGAACGTTGATAAAAACAGCGAGAAAGGGAACATTTTTTCTATGTACATCGATTTGGGTGAAAAATCCACGCTAAAAGAAATGCCATCTCGACTATCATCTTCACTTAATGCTAAAAAGCAATCCAATGAAAAAAGCTCCACTTCATTAAAACATATTCCAGCTTCCAAAACTCCAAAAAATTCATATATTGAAAAACCTATGCCATGCAGTTCTAAGATTCACGGTCAGTCTGTAACCTTTGAAAGATATGAATCGTTGTGTAATGATCCTAACATCAGTATTTCTGATATAATAGCTATTCCAGAGTCTACCTGTAAAAAATCCAATAAGATATATGAAGccgaaattgaaataaaaaatgacagaaCAACTCGACGTAAAAATGATAAGTCCTTTAAACTAGACTCGAGAGCAGTGATACGTGAGGAGACGACAAAATGTGAGGATACTGATCTATTTGTTAGGTTATCGGATTTGGATAAACCGATGCAAAATTCAGATGATTTCGATAGAGAAATTTTGGATTCAAGAATGACAAGATCTATACCTGATAATAATTGGTCAGAACAAAATAAAGCAGGTACGTCAAGGTCAAGTGAGGTCATAAGTTCATTTCATTCAGAGAATGCATTAAGCTTAAACAGGCTTTTTCCTCATCTGAAGAATGAATTTAGCAAAAGTATGCCCATATCACTTTCTGGACGAACACAATCTCCCTCGAGGCAAGGGTCGAGTGTTTGTGAAGTAGATGAGCATAATTCCGACGTGTCGGAACTCAGCAGTGTGCAAAGTAGTATGTGTCGGTCTGTCATTGGTAagtcgatttttaaatatttcatcaatttaaCACAACTGAAACAAGTTGTTATGATAAGgatgttgaaataataatacatattttttagagAATAGTACAACTGAAGAGACGAGTCAAACCTCCAGTTTAATAGGCAATTGTCAGTCTCGATTAGGTCAAGACTTGTTGCGAATGTTCCTAGAAGAAATAGCGCCTGATGTTATAGTCGAAGTGTCAGGGAAACGTATTAAGGCACACAAATGTATATTATCATCAAggtatttctgaaaataaataaatatatatattaattaaaaacaatattctttGACAGTTTACTTGCATACTTATAGAACttcttatttaacataaaaatatttcagatgtCAATATTTCGCCGGTATTTTGAGTGGTGGGTGGGTAGAAAGTTCTggaaatgttattgttttgccGCCGTAAGTATTGTAGTATGTTTATTAAAGTTTCAATTATTCCTTTTTGtcaattacaaatacattcatacatacttattttaaagGTTTTCCTTCAACGTTGTACACTTTGCTCTGTGCCATATATATTCAGGCCTTTCTAATATTCCCGATTCAATAAGCATTGTGGAACTGGCAACCATCGCTGATATGCTAGGTCTTGAAGGATTGAAAGAAGCCATAATGTTCACACTAAAAGCCAGATATTGTCATCACTTCCACAG from Vanessa tameamea isolate UH-Manoa-2023 chromosome Z, ilVanTame1 primary haplotype, whole genome shotgun sequence includes these protein-coding regions:
- the LOC113404045 gene encoding uncharacterized protein LOC113404045 isoform X1 translates to MPDPRVKPVSASESSASDEASKLELYLQRQLEEDVASDAYTECDITTQEKEILIFLKKNVFTKRNFIELNKTKDEIDDIDVFLTPNCASPYTEKKGQQISCLSPSTEITKEYYALVHIEGNLLEQELIEQDVLSNAFQTIKKSQESNKVTQRNKPTSLSLFSSHSPKTLKHSNDCDINNKLPHDPVVLNNCKFLKKTVRNESFSERNLDPTYSPDSLITDEPSSSSDYLSAVYTCSPALGSSGCLSQLNAEDNSFKMENIFTSSDSGLENTGLLESLNSHKDVTLTDISLSDSTVHDRTVEEGSSPEADINQVQMIRIPIVRTTPLSICTTSQSIDYIEQKNSSEKKSNEKVCGKSSKEQKQRQNEEIVILESSSVSSETGSWESVFPPKVTDKEACDKFIQNERQNVSQNVAIVEKNKQDNLSDSENFAPFLVKTTPCFIDAASLVDEEHVSLSLHSQILTKKAKAKSKNIPLPSQPVPCSTIKGHDISPGDWSESNDNEDSLEQADNKEPDSIQKDLSPTIFEMTPITEDSLSANDNQEYKEIFETCKTSIIASAQQSTSAVYMGTTPHNSIMSLKGSSLKNYDSEESESDTIVMSRESLKNFRSNRYNESSLTSDCVSMENISSPKLGTQNSSPSIRKKIDNIFITTEGSLNDNEKKNSSKPSKSASASAWVVDMSLSPKVAEDSKNNSSQNGNIKKPSDRMCATLKNESKVGSNDSCNKSRSSVDSDSSEKSGHKFYIDLSTLPDPLPPETTNVDKNSEKGNIFSMYIDLGEKSTLKEMPSRLSSSLNAKKQSNEKSSTSLKHIPASKTPKNSYIEKPMPCSSKIHGQSVTFERYESLCNDPNISISDIIAIPESTCKKSNKIYEAEIEIKNDRTTRRKNDKSFKLDSRAVIREETTKCEDTDLFVRLSDLDKPMQNSDDFDREILDSRMTRSIPDNNWSEQNKAGTSRSSEVISSFHSENALSLNRLFPHLKNEFSKSMPISLSGRTQSPSRQGSSVCEVDEHNSDVSELSSVQSSMCRSVIENSTTEETSQTSSLIGNCQSRLGQDLLRMFLEEIAPDVIVEVSGKRIKAHKCILSSRCQYFAGILSGGWVESSGNVIVLPPFSFNVVHFALCHIYSGLSNIPDSISIVELATIADMLGLEGLKEAIMFTLKARYCHHFHRPCQVCTAGVLECFPLSSVYGLDDLYRKCLRWITKYFTKVWPTKAFATLPKELLDKCYQEHIINLTIDNLIDTVYGCGITVASLQNSRWAESVARMCRRLVNAAAHFAAPRLLAVLEIVSTAPDAHQSAKQALDDCLAAAIEWAPPDETCRVYAFLSHLVKEMKNQNFTNKDFMSNGGQNSSVPELSNFLLSHASCWRLQCEGALVRAAPRVVGTQAFKDLPTDLRRRLRELGCIMYGPQAIPLTNSPLQDRKSKSTYQSKPPKTINSATTRSLDMEKVRNSFVPYKPKPIVMGSKDKLMSSAEIRDIKKIAYKANMPKVRTTKAQEERAKFNQSKTLTSQDRSINNKPGSTRMFENTKPRYLEPRLAKEKEKKMPARKLVNKMVSSSESSRNSSPIQSRNVRASRITSNQVYEHKTHTMSQDSLATSSRPRTAEPSTDSLSGSQNSNKYATYTKTKHTSKGSVESVIPKSQGHSTASLLHSKIKTKIPVYYNQNSVSCNGNNKSNVSAKSWQVSNALVSAKSKNKTCERKVSGSLMNATKSSSAKIVPKVTKESQSSSTKSCKQQKHATKQACNSMQRREDFDREQNIPAMERSGTFLKDEPMFSDKSADMDKGQ
- the LOC113404045 gene encoding uncharacterized protein LOC113404045 isoform X2, coding for MPDPRVKPVSASESSASDEASKLELYLQRQLEEDVARIFDESIYSDLEVACGKHHKILTHSCILKARTNKFYRKLEAFLHVNIEKEAFDEIYSFISDAYTECDITTQEKEILIFLKKNVFTKRNFIELNKTKDEIDDIDVFLTPNCASPYTEKKGQQISCLSPSTEITKEYYALVHIEGNLLEQELIEQDVLSNAFQTIKKSQESNKVTQRNKPTSLSLFSSHSPKTLKHSNDCDINNKLPHDPVVLNNCKFLKKTVRNESFSERNLDPTYSPDSLITDEPSSSSDYLSAVYTCSPALGSSGCLSQLNAEDNSFKMENIFTSSDSGLENTGLLESLNSHKDVTLTDISLSDSTVHDRTVEEGSSPEADINQVQMIRIPIVRTTPLSICTTSQSIDYIEQKNSSEKKSNEKVCGKSSKEQKQRQNEEIVILESSSVSSETGSWESVFPPKVTDKEACDKFIQNERQNVSQNVAIVEKNKQDNLSDSENFAPFLVKTTPCFIDAASLVDEEHVSLSLHSQILTKKAKAKSKNIPLPSQPVPCSTIKGHDISPGDWSESNDNEDSLEQADNKEPDSIQKDLSPTIFEMTPITEDSLSANDNQEYKEIFETCKTSIIASAQQSTSAVYMGTTPHNSIMSLKGSSLKNYDSEESESDTIVMSRESLKNFRSNRYNESSLTSDCVSMENISSPKLGTQNSSPSIRKKIDNIFITTEGSLNDNEKKNSSKPSKSASASAWVVDMSLSPKVAEDSKNNSSQNGNIKKPSDRMCATLKNESKVGSNDSCNKSRSSVDSDSSEKSGHKFYIDLSTLPDPLPPETTNVDKNSEKGNIFSMYIDLGEKSTLKEMPSRLSSSLNAKKQSNEKSSTSLKHIPASKTPKNSYIEKPMPCSSKIHGQSVTFERYESLCNDPNISISDIIAIPESTCKKSNKIYEAEIEIKNDRTTRRKNDKSFKLDSRAVIREETTKCEDTDLFVRLSDLDKPMQNSDDFDREILDSRMTRSIPDNNWSEQNKAGTSRSSEVISSFHSENALSLNRLFPHLKNEFSKSMPISLSGRTQSPSRQGSSVCEVDEHNSDVSELSSVQSSMCRSVIENSTTEETSQTSSLIGNCQSRLGQDLLRMFLEEIAPDVIVEVSGKRIKAHKCILSSRCQYFAGILSGGWVESSGNVIVLPPFSFNVVHFALCHIYSGLSNIPDSISIVELATIADMLGLEGLKEAIMFTLKARYCHHFHRPCQVCTAGVLECFPLSSVYGLDDLYRKCLRWITKYFTKVWPTKAFATLPKELLDKCYQEHIINLTIDNLIDTVYGCGITVASLQNSRWAESVARMCRRLVNAAAHFAAPRLLAVLEIVSTAPDAHQSAKQALDDCLAAAIEWAPPDETCRVYAFLSHLVKEMKNQNFTNKDFMSNGGQNSSVPELSNFLLSHASCWRLQCEGALVRAAPRVVGTQAFKDLPTDLRRRLRELGCIMYGPQAIPLTNSPLQDRKSKSTYQSKPPKTINSATTRSLDMEKVRNSFVPYKPKPIVMGSKDKLMSSAEIRDIKKIAYKANMPKVRTTKAQEERAKFNQSKTLTSQDRSINNKPGSTRMFENTKPRYLEPRLAKEKEKKMPARKLVNKMVSSSESSRNSSPIQSRNVRASRITSNQVYEHKTHTMSQDSLATSSRPRTAEPSTDSLSGSQNSNKYATYTKTKHTSKGSVESVIPKSQGHSTASLLHSKIKTKIPVYYNQNSVSCNGNNKSNVSAKSWQVSNALVSAKSKNKTCERKVSGSLMNATKSSSAKIVPKVTKESQSSSTKSCKQQKHATKQACNSMQRREDFDREQNIPAMERSGTFLKDEPMFSDKSADMDKGQ